In one Rhodococcus sp. B50 genomic region, the following are encoded:
- a CDS encoding LysR family transcriptional regulator, which translates to MDLHLVTYFVAVVDHGGITKAAQALYISQPSLSQAIRTLERRLDTTLFDRTGRRLTLTEDGRVLEVAARRILADVERAKQKVAAVRDLEAGRVEIVTYATFSIHPVVEFVQRFRTRYPNLTVRVNDAEGPPGVHAALRRGEAEIGITDLSVEHAGMITVPVLEQEMVLALHPELTADVPDPVTRAQVRDFPLVLDLGSRASAARTGELLGEQNVVVDCANQAALWQFVERGTAGTVVPRRVAEKQIPGAVVRSLDPPFRRPVGLVMRPGDLSPAAAAFVATTTAIPWEA; encoded by the coding sequence GTGGACTTGCACCTCGTGACCTATTTCGTGGCCGTCGTCGACCACGGCGGGATCACGAAGGCTGCTCAGGCTCTTTATATTTCGCAGCCGTCGTTGTCGCAGGCCATCCGTACCCTCGAACGGCGCCTCGACACGACCTTGTTCGACCGCACCGGTCGACGGCTCACTCTCACCGAGGACGGTCGGGTCCTCGAGGTTGCCGCGCGCCGGATCCTCGCCGACGTCGAGCGGGCGAAGCAGAAGGTCGCGGCGGTGCGCGATCTCGAGGCCGGCCGCGTCGAGATCGTCACCTACGCGACGTTCTCGATCCATCCGGTCGTCGAGTTCGTCCAGCGCTTCCGCACGCGCTATCCCAACCTGACCGTGCGGGTGAACGACGCGGAAGGACCTCCTGGGGTGCACGCGGCGCTGCGCCGCGGCGAAGCGGAGATAGGCATCACCGACCTGTCGGTCGAGCATGCCGGCATGATCACCGTCCCGGTCCTCGAGCAGGAGATGGTGCTCGCGCTGCATCCCGAGCTCACTGCCGACGTGCCTGATCCCGTCACCCGGGCCCAGGTCCGCGACTTCCCGCTGGTTCTCGACCTCGGTTCCCGCGCAAGTGCGGCGCGCACCGGTGAGCTGCTCGGGGAACAGAACGTCGTCGTCGACTGCGCCAACCAGGCTGCCCTGTGGCAGTTCGTCGAACGGGGTACGGCGGGGACGGTGGTTCCGCGTCGCGTCGCCGAGAAGCAGATCCCCGGCGCCGTCGTACGGTCGTTGGACCCGCCGTTCCGGCGTCCTGTCGGACTGGTGATGCGTCCCGGCGACCTGTCCCCTGCTGCTGCGGCCTTCGTAGCAACCACCACAGCCATCCCCTGGGAAGCGTGA